The DNA sequence CTAAGTGGCAAAGACGAGCCTCGTCGTCAAGCAGAAGCGTCCGCAGAAGTACCGGGTGCGCAACTACACGCGCTGCAACCGGTGCGGCCGGCCGCGCGCGGTATTCCGCAAGTTCGGGCTCTGCCGCATCTGCCTGCGCGACCTCGCCCATCAGGGCGCGATCCCCGGCATGACGAAATCGAGCTGGT is a window from the Candidatus Binatia bacterium genome containing:
- a CDS encoding type Z 30S ribosomal protein S14, yielding MAKTSLVVKQKRPQKYRVRNYTRCNRCGRPRAVFRKFGLCRICLRDLAHQGAIPGMTKSSW